AAACAATGAGAGACCAGGAGAGAACTTTCAATGTGTGCAGATGTACTTGTTGAGGAAAGTGGGTGGACGGATGAATGAATGTGGTTTCAGGGATGAAAAGTGCATTTCAAACCGTATTTTACGTTCTCGTACGTTTTGGTTAAGGTCACGTGCCGGGCGCGCGCAACCTACCCTACTCCGACCTGATTGATGAAGAGACCAAGACAATGAAGTCGGTCAGCGAAATCAGAGCTGGTAATATTTGTATTGCTTAGAACATCCACTTTCTGTGTCTTCATTTTTTGGGGAACATTGTCAGGGATACAAGTAGAACAGATGCAGAAGCTGCGACCATAAGTGTtctttcaaacaacaacaacaacaacaacaacaaaacctccacacgcacacacacaggcaaaggCGCTAGCCCTGGTTCTTGACAAACActtggtttaatttttttttcagatgagtTTTCCATATCTCTGCCATCTGTTTAAACAAATTTTGCCCTGTATCCAAATCTTTGCCATCTCTGTTTACATCTCTGTCATACTATTTACATATCTTTGTCCTGTGTGCTTAGATATCTCTTTCTTATGTGTTGAATATCTCTGCCATGTCTGCTTGAATATTCTGACACGTGTTTTCCTATCTCTGCTTCGTGTCTAGCTCTGCAAGGTGCTGGAGTAGACTTGGAGaagcctgtcgtctgctactgcAACTCTGGAATGTCCTCGTGCACCTTGCTCTTCGCCTCCAAGCTCTGCGGCGCTAAGGACGTGTCCCTCTACCACGTAAGGTggcagataaacaaacaaacaaacaacaaacaaacaaacaaacaaacacacacacaaacacacaaacaaacacacaaacaaacacacaaacaaacacacaaacaaacacacaaacaaacaaacaaacaactatgaCAAACCAAACAAATGTAACCAACTAACCAGCCAGTTAACACAAAACCAAAGCGAACAGATCAATCAATTACTCAATACGTCACCAATAATAgttcgttttatttttctcgtgACAGGGAGGATTCACCTTATGGAAGAAGAGTGCTCCAGACAACATCGGACAATGATGTCAGACCTCATCCACCAATCCTCAGTCGGGATGtaaaaactcattttatttctcatctTCCAAAGACAAGGACAGTTTGTAAAACTCAGTGCAACGAATCGTGAAGTGGAAAGTTCTTGTTAAACTAATAGACAGGAAGTATGATCATGTAGCAAATGTATTAGCTTTAACTCACAGATACCTGtatttgaagtatttttgttttgtagttttgattttttcacaagaaattattttgatgacTAGATCCTACTCATGGGTGTGTGGATGACatacgcgcgcacgcacacatatatgtatatatgattgTTTAGTGAAAGATATGTGGTTTTAAGgaagaataataaattatatcacAGGAAAATAACTTTCATCAATTCAGCTGTAGCAGTCAATTTAAGTTTGAAGACTCACATCGTTGACAGCTTTTCATCGTCTATCAAACTGTTGAGTTTAAGAAAACACAGACCACCATGGAGGAGTAGAAAACATTGAATTCACAATCAAGATTGTTGTATTCAAGGCATCAGTCAATAAGTGATACCTAATAAGCATAATACATATGCAACGATTTCCTCTTGATAATTTCCTCCGAAACATACCCGTAACATGGCCAAGCAAGGTCCATTACTAGGTGATCGCCTGGCTATAGAGTAAGACCACAGAAAACACTAAATACCTGTCATACACCACAAAGTTTTGTCTGCAATCCGGCGAGGCATCTAATATAgcggttggttgttttttttttcaaggtgtaaaaatatatatgtttgttcaCCGGTATCAACGGTGGAAAAACCAAAGTTCCCTGATGTGTTCAATCTTTTTATACCTGATTGGTTCTAACACTTACCTGTTAGGCAAAtacaaaactcaaaacacaaaagagaatTCGGATAAAATCAGCATCCGAAAGATTAGTGGAAAAATGATAAACTTGTTCACAAAGCCCTCTGGCAGGCTGCAGAAAGTCCAGGAAACCCAGGCAGTAAGCAAAGATCGACAACCACTGaatggtttggtttttttttacagattatCCTTCCTTTGTGTTTCTCAGTGTGTTCTAATCTGCATCAACAGTTATTCTCTTGAGTTGCACAATGTCGACTTTTACTCTGGTCCAGCTTTTGGTTAATTGTAATAGTGTGAGTCCCCATCTACCTTCCAATGGTAGATATATAATTGATATTATTTTACGAATTGGTGATTGTCAGGTGTATCGTCTTCCATTTTATTCAGTGGATATCAAGGACAGTGTCTGAAATGGGTCTGAATGTGactattttacaatttttgtcaGTAAACATAATGGATTAGGCTTtcgaaagaaggaaaatatgtCAGCATAATTAGACAACTGTCGACTGTTTACAACCTCTGGGTTCTGCAAGTGACCTGTCTTAGTTCTGTTATAGATATCAACATCAATGAAAAATCTTGTCTAAAGTTAGCAAAAGTATTTTCCAAACAGATTTCTTTCAGAGCTGTACTCCCTATGAACTTTCATGagcttctgtaaaatatttctgtaagttTACAAATTATCTCCTGGCCAAGCGGGTTGTAACTGTATTCCTATTTCTTGtcttgttgtttctgttgtagATGTAAGCGCACGTGAGGGCGTATAAAGCATGTGAGCATATAAACCTCATATTGTGATGAAGAGCATATCCTTGCATTATCTTAAATTACCACAGACAAAAAAGCTTCACATTCTGAGTGCTGACAGTCTGGCAGACAGGAGTGTAGTTCTATAGGCGGAACAAACACAGTCGTTGAAAGTTCTGCTTTTTCAAGTTTTCCTGAACAACCCAAGTAAAGAACTTGACTCGTATTGTCTGAAATACAGTAAAGCATTAAAGTTATTAATTTACAGATTTCATGTTTGTACGAGCgcgtacgtgtgtatgtgtgcacgtgacaagGGTAaatgaagagaaggaaggaacgCACGAAGTAGACTGAATGTGGACAGAGAAGGGAAGACACACAGAAAAACTTTCCTAAtaatcttttacaaaaatatctctctgtctttccaatcgtgaatttttctcttttatttttattctctcaaGTATTCTTCGCTTCgtcaataaattttattatccTTCTTTTGCAATCTTCtattacttttctcttttcttcttcagtgGCATTCAgcatattgaaaatattttacacaaaatagTTTCCAAATTCTTACCCTCATCACTCACAGCACTTTTACACTCGCTCAGCTTCTCCCCCGCCATACACCCACACGTGACTCATCTACACATGTAGATATAGAggcatacacacaacagtttcTTAGCAACCCAGCCAACCCTCATCCAGTCACAGCACCCTGCTAAACACCTTCAGCATGTCAGAGCCAACAAATGTCAACatccacaaacaagcaaagGTCACTGTCTCCTCTTCTTTAACCTCAGGACTGACACACCAAGGGGATACTTCACGTGGGAAAAATAAGATAATTTATGGAAAAAGAGATCACAATCGATCAAATTTTGTATTCAGCCTTCGAGACGAAGACAGGAAAAAAGGTGATACCCTCGATACCCCGATGCATCCGGGGAATAATCTTCTTCCCCTCTGAACCCTCGTCTAAGAGATGATGTCATTCTAGCTGAACATCTGCTCTGCCCAGCTGCACAAGAATCTCGCGACACATCAACGCGATAGTCTCGCGATTCGCCGCCCGCTGCGAGATTTGACTTCCCGGAAACGCATAGGCTTCTGGGAGCAAAATGCACCGCTGCAGCGTGGCAATGTCTGCACAGTCCTCAATGATCTCTCGCATTTCCGTCAGTGGGGGTGGAGTGAACGACTGGATACCCAGAATTTTCAGACGAAGACACTCCTTGCACTTTTGAACCGTCTGCTGCAGCCCgacgagggagagagagcaaaaCGATACAGAGAAGCAGACGATGGTGGCGGCCATCTTGTGAAGAAGCCCAACCACAAGGACAGCAAAAGTTTTAAGGTTGTTGCGACTGAGGTTCAATTCCCGCAATCCGTCGATAAGAGGCCACTgccaacaaaaccaaaataaatgttaggAAAACGAAAACATAAGTAATTTGCAATTAGACATTGACAATGCTTTCTGTATTTCAGCTTCCGAAAAACGGCGAACATCTCTATTAAGCACATTTGTAAGTAAGCAATTTTGTTTGGAACAGGATAACTGTaccttaaattttatttcttgttgttttaattGTATAATTATTGATTGAAATCTCCATGCAGCTCACGTTCCACACATAACTCTCTGTTTCTGTCCTTTTGAACTTGGTGTGGTGGACAATAAGATTTATACTCTGTTTAAAATATCCCCAAGGATACCTCACCTGTATCAATGCCTGGATGTCCAACTCGCTCAGACGGCAGTCACGGAGACTCAGGTAGCTCAGGTCCTGGTCCAGGTTGTGCAGCAGCTGCTCCACGCAGTCTCGCAGGTTGCAGGAGGCCAGGTTGAGGCGCTGCAGCGCGCGCAATGGACGCAGCACCTGGTTCAGCTCGTACGCGGCATTCACGTGACGGTCCGCGTGCACGGTGTTGGGTAGACTGAGTGCACGCAGGctgggcagcagcagcagcgcctCCAACAGGCTGTCCCAGCGGGTCAGATCAGAACAAATGTCGGGATCCTCGATTTCCAGGTGCGAAATGCActgaagagaagaaacaaagaatgttGTGTGGTAATGTTAAGTACAGGAACTCATTCTCAGAACTGTTTCAAATTCATCAAATCATTCCAGGGAGCAAATCGCCTTCTCGTCAACTCACCCTGGGGTTCAAAACTTTCTGCATCACCGCCAGGGGAAGAGTCACATCCACTATAGGCTCCGTCCACACTCTCTGACAGATGTATCTGAAGGGAGTCTCGAACTGCAAGGCCAGGCCGATCGGGACATCGTCAAACATGATTTTGCAATCGAACATGATAGTGATGGGACCTGCGTACAGAAGCACAAGAGCATTTGTAACTAAGCATATCGCATagtcctctctctttctctgtcgaGGACAGTGTAAGTGTTGAAAGAGGAGATTTGTTGATGGCTCGCATTTCTCATATTACTGCTATTACTGcgctgttgttgatgatgacgatattattattattattaacaagaCATTTTAGCTTCAGTTCCCGATTTTTCCCTGAGGAAGCACACTTTATTACAACTGCCCCAGGAGGGAATACcagaaagaatatatatatataaagagagaaagagactatttctatatattttaaagtatggCTCATCGACTCTGCCATACAATACCTATCGTGTGTCCATGCCGGACCTGGAGGTCGATGTTGGCGTAGATACAAGCGATACGGTTTACGTAACGTTGGACCTTGTCTTTGCTgatgactgaaaaataaaacaaacaaaaatagtttttctaaAGATTGGAATGcagctttttcttattttgtactTTCATGTTCTACTtctctgtttgattttttttttcagaatatttacaCAAAGTCTTTACGTTGTCTCAGTAAGcaacattgtttctttatccTTCACTCTCTCTTGCCATTCTTCTTATCTTTGATTCTTTAGCACCGAGAAAAACGGAGGAGACTAAGAGAGAGCCATACCATACCAGACAAACACGAAGACAGGTAGCTGTGTGGTTCACTCACCTATTGTCTGGCGCAGTAGACTGTGAATGTATCCGGGTTGTCTGTCGCTCGGTTTCATCCAGAGGATCGGTAGCCTGGCCAACTCCCGCACCATCTTCCGGTCTAGGAAGAGTAAAGAAGAAGCATGCACGTGGTTAGGAGAAATATCAGTATACTGTGAAATCTGCACAAAATATCTGCACTTCTGATTTGATTTCCGcccacacaacaacacacagttCTAGTCCTGTGTAGAGAAGGTTTCTTAATGCAAAGACTTGTGACCGAGTGATTAACAGACGGCTTCTACAACCTCATGCCAGACTCTAGACAGGACAGGCAAGAGAACGACAGACCGATGTAGAGAATAAAAGACACAGAGGTCTGTGTAACTGTGACCAGCGAAAGGGTAACTGCGTATACCATTCACCTACCTGGGACACTGGAGCAGGGTGGAGAAACGAAACAGACTGACCATGTTTGAAGCCAGTAAAGTTGACGAGCTTTAGCCTGGAGTGAGGCTTGAGGTTTAGCAGACCGATCATGAGGGAGTCCATCAGGGACAGATTATCCTGGCAGTCGAATGGCATGGTCAGGTGCTCGCAGCGAAATATTTCCTCCGGCGGCAACACCCCTCGCACGTCTAGAACCGGGTGTGGCCAGgtggacaccaggtgagacacaGTCTGACGAAATGGAAAATGGCAGCAGTCTAAATACGTGATGTTCAAGGGTAGTTATAACTATACTTTCGTGGGCATAGCTGAGATCGGCAAAGCTCCAAATATTCGAGAAATTTAATCCCCCCCcaaaattaatgaattaaatACTTTCAATGCATGATTCAAAGTTGGCGACTACCCGACATCTATCCTCAGATGAACGGGGTTTGCAGAAAGCAGAGAGTATGAACGGACAGCCCATAACACTACCCAAGGAATGGCAAGGAAAGGCTCACCTGTAGCGATCTCTGAAAGATGGCCTCTGTCAGGAGAGCAGGGTAAAGGTCAGAGGGCATTTCGTGGACCTTAAGGCACTCCATGCGTCCTGGCTTCGCGACCATGTTCTGCATGCTGAGTTCTTTTAGcggtctttaaaaacaaaaaatatcggGTATTCCCCCTTCATATTTGACTCTGGCTCACCTTTACGAAGTTATGACAAAGTTCATCTGTCTAATGACCTTTTCAGCCTTAGTTCATCCCCACGGGCAACTCAACTCATTTACTTCGCGGACAAGAAATTACAACCTGCATCGGACCCATGGCTCGTGTAGTCGACCTTTCACCTACCTGGGTGAGCAGATGGGTTCCCCATCGAAATCTCTCTTGAAGGTGAGGTGGCCGTCTGCGTTGCGCTGCAGGTGGTAGACGAAGTGAGACTCGGTCAGCCACAGCGGATGTTGCGTCAGAGCCTCGTTTTGGGTGAAGTTTTGGCGCTCGTAGTCCACATCGTCCATCACGTCTGTCAGAGACATCGTGCTCACCCAGCGCCTCTTCCGATACACCTTACTCTGTGAAAAGGTTGACCTGAGGAACGAAGAATTACTTCCCTGCTAGTAATATACTTTAGTTgtctatttattacttttatcaGCGAAAATGCAGCGTATATTGAATATTCATTAATGAATACAGATGTTTGGGTCATAGTTCATAGACTATTTTCAAGTTTTCGTGACTGTTCAATGTCACATGATAATGaataacaaaaacttttatttccaaTTTAATGTTTAGGTCGAAGATCAGAAGCCGTTTAAAAGAAATAAGACAAAGCACTTGCTGGAGATCGCAAAATCTCTCTATCAGCCCAAActaatttaaaactaaaatatttaaactttggagtttgataaaacattttaaaaatcttgagcTAACATTGATATGAATATTTCAACATCAGGTGTTTTACAAGGCCTAAAGTTGTCAAATGCatcataaaaatttaaaaggtctagtgaaatgctttgtttgtttgtttgtttgtttgtttgtttgtttttgttgttgttgttgatgttgtgtttttgttttgttttgtttttgttttttttgttgtttttttgttgtttttttttgcgaatGATTAACTTTTCAGTGCACGATAGTGTTTCCAAAAATCTGGCTAAATACTCTATTTCTGTCCTCGAGATACACATCCACAGATGTTGTGGcacgagtttgacctctttctgtgcatggtgttGTTTGAAATCATATGTTTCGAGAACAATAGGGGTTTGTATTTACCTGCATTTAGGCAATTCGTATATTGCACTGAGATTTACCCAGTCATTCAAAAACTGCACTCCAATACACCTTTAACTGTCCAAGTGAGCAAGCTCAACACATCTGCTCGATCCATCCCATCTCTGTTGGAACAGCTTTGCCACGGGCGCCTACAACCAAACACCTGAGGTAAACAGGATAAAAGGACGGGTAGCGTTCCCAGAGGTCAGCGCGCTCAGTCACTGGGGGGGATGCACAGCTGCAAACAGCATGAGCTGCGCCGTAAGCTGATGATCATGTGATGATGAAATCATTGTCTTGTGCGCGTAGGTCGTTCTACACCTGATAAATCCTGTAATCAAGGTTTGTTTTACATCCCAGTTTAGCTTGGTGCTTTTACCTACGTTATGATCACGGAAAACAACGTAATGGACTCGTAACCCAGACGGAGTAGGGTGTGGGTATCTCGAGGAATCAACTTGCTGGTGGGATCAAGGAAGACCAACTCTACACCACCTTCACACTATCTCAACCAGGTAGAAGTCAAAGAGAAGAGGAAATTTAGTCCCATAGTACAAAGATGCTCTGATCACGTGTTGGACGTTACGCACAAACGCGCATGCGCGCGCAGGGAGATGTCTCGCAACGGCACAACGGCAGGTGGTATTCATCCCAAACTCACAAACGCTGTGAATTCTAAATTGAGATGTATCTACTTTATCTCAAAAGTCTTACTCTCGCCATCCACCCGACCGTCACTCCACCCATTGTCACTGCAGGAAGGATGGCGGCGAAGGTCCCCACGTGCATGAAACACTCAGCCATGTGGGGAACAAGTGGCTGTAGCAGGACTGGCTCAAGTCCCGAACTGGGTGCTAGAAATGATGGAGTGTGGAGAGAAGAAACATGACTCTGACTGGCAGTTCCAGTCTCTACACGTGGCCAACAAGCACGCGACCTCTTTGGCAAAGCTCGTGCTTGTGCTGACGTCACAATCTCTCGATGTATCGGCGGGTACCGTTTCCAGAGCAGAAGAACTTGTCTTGCGGGTAAAAGATCACTTCACCTGGGTATGCAGGGAGAGAACTTTGCCGAAGATGAGAACAGAcgaaaaactaaacaaacaaaaaaagaaaaaacctaCTTTGTCCTTTCCACTTGCTGGGGAATGACGATTCCTGCTACTCACATCAAGAACGCGCTACTAATCGTAGTCAGGTGATG
This window of the Pomacea canaliculata isolate SZHN2017 linkage group LG4, ASM307304v1, whole genome shotgun sequence genome carries:
- the LOC112562798 gene encoding uncharacterized protein LOC112562798, producing the protein MSLTDVMDDVDYERQNFTQNEALTQHPLWLTESHFVYHLQRNADGHLTFKRDFDGEPICSPRPLKELSMQNMVAKPGRMECLKVHEMPSDLYPALLTEAIFQRSLQTVSHLVSTWPHPVLDVRGVLPPEEIFRCEHLTMPFDCQDNLSLMDSLMIGLLNLKPHSRLKLVNFTGFKHDRKMVRELARLPILWMKPSDRQPGYIHSLLRQTIVISKDKVQRYVNRIACIYANIDLQVRHGHTIGPITIMFDCKIMFDDVPIGLALQFETPFRYICQRVWTEPIVDVTLPLAVMQKVLNPRCISHLEIEDPDICSDLTRWDSLLEALLLLPSLRALSLPNTVHADRHVNAAYELNQVLRPLRALQRLNLASCNLRDCVEQLLHNLDQDLSYLSLRDCRLSELDIQALIQWPLIDGLRELNLSRNNLKTFAVLVVGLLHKMAATIVCFSVSFCSLSLVGLQQTVQKCKECLRLKILGIQSFTPPPLTEMREIIEDCADIATLQRCILLPEAYAFPGSQISQRAANRETIALMCREILVQLGRADVQLE